From a single Candidatus Delongbacteria bacterium genomic region:
- a CDS encoding bi-domain-containing oxidoreductase produces the protein MKQLIQNFKTGELLLEDLPAPAIAGPGVRVANAFSLISAGTERTTVSTAQASLVGKARKRPDLVKQVLENVKREGLGATIEKVRSRLESMKAMGYSSAGVVIESSCEDFRPGDRVACAGGGYAVHAEQIFVPRNLCVAVPEGVGLDQAAFTTLGAIALQGVRQADVRVGECVTVVGLGLLGLLAGAILKASGCRVIGADIGAGNFAAARALGLHELCLTGELETVVARVSRGRGADAVILCASTRSNEPVELAGRISRKKGRVVVVGAVGMDLPREPDWYQKELELKMSCSYGPGRYDPEYEEGGHDYPVAYVRWTEGRNMEAFLDLLAEGLDLAPLISHRFSIDDALKAYDIVLGKTPEPHIGILLEYGADQAVVSHRASAATRANGASAGPRGNGIAFIGAGNFAQSYLLPHVKKYGSQPLHTVVTGTGVNARAVAGKFDVPHFGTDGDAVMADPEVGTVFIATRHNLHAPWVLKALEADKRIFVEKPLCLTEDELERIVALHGLKREQGHSPMLLVGFNRRFAPLTQELARFLPRDEPRMIHYRVNAGMIPSNSWIQDPAVGGGRIMGELCHFIDTCSFLCAGPLRSVQAAALPNAGRWHDDNLSVSLRWADGSLACIQYLANGSRLLPKERLEVSCAGHSAVLDDFRKLELFSGRAQSHKSAQDKGHEMEVRTFLDALASGNSPIPFESLVETTRATLLVKRSLEDGLEHTLA, from the coding sequence ATGAAACAACTGATCCAGAATTTCAAGACCGGCGAGTTGTTGCTGGAAGATCTGCCGGCGCCCGCGATCGCGGGGCCGGGTGTCCGGGTGGCCAACGCCTTCTCGCTGATCAGCGCGGGCACCGAGCGCACCACGGTGTCCACGGCCCAGGCCAGCCTGGTGGGCAAGGCCCGCAAGCGGCCCGACCTGGTGAAACAGGTGCTGGAGAATGTGAAACGCGAAGGTCTGGGCGCCACCATCGAAAAGGTGCGCAGCCGGCTGGAGAGCATGAAGGCCATGGGCTACAGCAGCGCGGGCGTGGTGATTGAGAGCTCGTGCGAGGACTTCCGCCCGGGCGACCGGGTGGCCTGCGCGGGGGGCGGCTACGCCGTGCATGCCGAACAGATCTTCGTGCCACGCAACCTGTGTGTGGCGGTGCCCGAAGGCGTGGGTCTGGATCAGGCGGCCTTCACCACCCTGGGCGCGATCGCGCTGCAGGGAGTGCGCCAGGCGGACGTGCGGGTGGGCGAGTGTGTCACGGTGGTGGGACTGGGACTGCTGGGACTGCTGGCAGGCGCGATCCTCAAGGCTTCGGGCTGCCGGGTGATCGGTGCCGATATCGGCGCGGGCAACTTCGCGGCCGCCCGTGCTCTGGGTCTGCACGAACTTTGCCTGACCGGCGAACTGGAAACCGTGGTCGCGCGCGTCTCGCGCGGGCGGGGTGCCGATGCGGTGATCCTCTGCGCCAGCACGCGCAGCAACGAGCCTGTGGAACTGGCCGGGCGCATTTCGCGCAAGAAAGGCCGGGTGGTGGTGGTGGGAGCCGTGGGCATGGACCTGCCGCGCGAACCCGACTGGTACCAGAAGGAGCTGGAGCTGAAGATGAGCTGCAGCTACGGCCCGGGCCGCTACGACCCCGAGTACGAGGAAGGCGGGCACGACTACCCGGTGGCGTACGTGCGCTGGACCGAAGGGCGCAACATGGAAGCCTTTCTGGACCTGCTGGCCGAGGGCCTGGATCTTGCGCCCCTGATCAGCCACCGTTTCTCCATTGACGACGCGCTCAAGGCCTACGATATCGTGCTGGGCAAGACTCCCGAACCGCATATCGGAATTCTGCTGGAGTACGGGGCGGACCAGGCGGTCGTGTCACACCGGGCCAGCGCCGCAACCCGGGCCAATGGAGCGTCCGCCGGCCCGCGTGGCAATGGCATCGCCTTCATCGGCGCGGGCAATTTCGCCCAGAGCTACCTGCTGCCCCACGTGAAGAAATACGGGTCGCAGCCACTGCACACGGTGGTGACCGGCACGGGAGTCAACGCGCGCGCCGTGGCGGGCAAATTCGATGTGCCCCATTTCGGCACCGATGGTGATGCCGTGATGGCCGATCCGGAGGTGGGCACGGTCTTCATCGCCACCCGCCACAACCTGCACGCGCCCTGGGTGCTGAAGGCGCTGGAGGCCGACAAGCGAATCTTCGTGGAAAAACCGCTCTGTCTCACCGAAGACGAACTGGAACGCATCGTGGCCCTTCACGGGCTCAAGCGGGAACAGGGTCACTCCCCCATGCTGCTGGTGGGCTTCAATCGGCGCTTTGCTCCGCTGACCCAGGAGCTGGCCCGTTTTCTGCCCCGCGACGAACCCCGCATGATCCATTACCGGGTGAATGCGGGCATGATTCCCTCGAACAGCTGGATCCAGGACCCCGCAGTGGGCGGTGGACGCATCATGGGCGAACTGTGTCACTTCATCGATACCTGCAGTTTCCTCTGCGCGGGCCCGCTGCGCTCGGTGCAGGCAGCCGCCCTGCCCAACGCGGGCCGCTGGCATGACGACAACCTGAGCGTGAGCCTGCGCTGGGCCGATGGCTCACTGGCCTGCATCCAGTATCTGGCCAATGGCAGCCGACTGCTGCCCAAGGAGCGGCTCGAAGTCTCCTGCGCCGGACACAGCGCCGTGCTGGACGACTTCCGCAAGCTCGAGCTCTTCTCAGGGCGCGCCCAGTCACACAAATCGGCCCAGGACAAGGGCCACGAGATGGAAGTCCGCACCTTCCTGGATGCCCTGGCCAGCGGCAACAGCCCGATTCCCTTCGAGAGCCTGGTGGAAACCACGCGCGCCACCCTGCTGGTGAAACGTTCCCTCGAAGACGGTCTGGAACACACCCTGGCGTGA
- a CDS encoding DUF354 domain-containing protein: protein MSRFWIDIDNLPHVTIFDPLLRELEARGHTVELTVRDFAFSVERLRDLGLPATVIGRHYGKATWRKVAGTLWRAGQLTRWLGGRSFDLALSHGSRSAVLAAAWRGLPTVTMYDYEHVSTGLQERFASRILVPGLLMERGVFPDNPRYEGYPGYKEEIYLGRFSPDPGFRQQLECPENAVLVVLRPPARAAHYHDPRAETIFQAVVQRLRQSSCITIVLPRTPDELAELAPLESPTFRILRRPVDGLQLVHAADLVISGGGTMNREAALLGTPVHSIFQGKRALLDEELARRHAFHFISNIGQVADIPLERKPSRVHSLDDTLLDWLCARFETLAREGTSRS from the coding sequence GTGAGCCGCTTCTGGATTGACATCGACAACCTGCCCCATGTGACCATCTTCGACCCGCTGCTGCGGGAACTGGAGGCACGTGGTCACACGGTGGAGCTGACCGTGCGCGACTTCGCCTTCTCGGTGGAACGCCTGCGCGATCTGGGTCTGCCGGCCACCGTGATCGGTCGGCACTACGGCAAGGCCACCTGGCGCAAGGTGGCGGGCACCCTCTGGCGGGCCGGACAGCTCACGCGCTGGCTGGGCGGACGGTCCTTCGACCTGGCCCTGTCCCACGGCAGCCGCAGCGCCGTGCTGGCCGCGGCCTGGCGGGGTCTGCCCACGGTCACGATGTACGACTACGAGCATGTCTCCACCGGCCTGCAGGAACGCTTCGCCAGCAGGATTCTGGTGCCCGGTCTGTTGATGGAACGCGGTGTGTTTCCCGACAACCCACGCTACGAGGGCTATCCCGGGTACAAGGAAGAGATCTATCTGGGGCGTTTCAGCCCCGATCCCGGCTTCCGCCAGCAGCTGGAATGCCCCGAGAATGCGGTGCTGGTGGTGCTGCGCCCCCCGGCGCGCGCCGCGCATTATCACGATCCCCGGGCCGAGACGATCTTCCAGGCGGTCGTCCAACGGCTGCGTCAGAGCTCCTGCATCACGATCGTACTGCCGCGCACTCCGGATGAGCTGGCCGAATTGGCCCCGCTGGAAAGCCCGACTTTCCGCATCCTGCGCCGCCCCGTGGACGGACTGCAGCTGGTGCACGCCGCCGATCTGGTGATCTCGGGTGGCGGCACCATGAACCGCGAAGCCGCCCTGCTGGGCACTCCCGTGCACTCGATCTTCCAGGGCAAGCGCGCCCTGCTGGACGAGGAACTGGCGCGGCGACACGCCTTTCACTTCATCAGCAACATCGGGCAGGTGGCCGATATCCCCCTGGAACGCAAGCCCTCCCGGGTCCACTCCCTGGATGACACTCTGCTCGACTGGCTCTGTGCACGCTTCGAAACCCTGGCCCGCGAAGGGACGTCCCGCTCATGA
- a CDS encoding acyl-CoA dehydrogenase family protein yields MNFELNDDQKTLRDTLRKFAKSELNGDVIQRDRDQFFDRDLWRKMGEMAIPGLPVPSEYGGGGLSPLDTAIALEALGQGCTDGGLLFSLCAHMLPCTMPIYKFGTEEQRRKWLPGLCDGTLIAGNAMTEPGTGSDAFNMTTRAVRDGDDWVLNGNKIFITNAPVADVFVLFALTDPEKGYHGGVSCFIVPAESRGLSRSHKIEKMGIRTSPFGEVALEDVRVPHSAMLAGEGGGSSLFTHSMDWERSLLFAFHVGAMERLIETCVKYARTRQQFGSPITKFPAIREHMAEMRCRVEASRLLVYQAASRLEKSRSVSQDAAIAKLVVSESLGEVTRRAVQIHGGYGFTVEYEVERALRDAVGATLYSGTNEMMRNIIASWMGLGAGT; encoded by the coding sequence ATGAATTTCGAGCTGAACGACGACCAGAAGACCCTGCGCGACACCCTGCGCAAGTTCGCCAAGTCAGAACTGAACGGGGATGTGATCCAGCGCGACCGCGATCAGTTCTTCGACCGTGATCTCTGGCGCAAGATGGGCGAGATGGCGATTCCCGGACTGCCGGTGCCCAGCGAGTACGGCGGAGGCGGGCTGAGTCCACTGGATACGGCGATTGCCCTTGAAGCCCTGGGCCAGGGCTGTACCGACGGCGGGTTGCTGTTCAGTCTCTGCGCGCACATGCTGCCCTGCACCATGCCGATCTACAAGTTCGGCACCGAAGAGCAGCGCCGGAAATGGCTGCCCGGACTGTGTGACGGCACCCTGATCGCCGGCAATGCCATGACCGAGCCGGGCACGGGCAGCGACGCCTTCAACATGACGACCCGGGCCGTGCGCGATGGCGATGACTGGGTGCTCAACGGCAACAAGATCTTCATCACCAATGCCCCGGTGGCCGATGTGTTCGTGCTCTTCGCCCTGACGGATCCCGAGAAGGGCTACCATGGTGGTGTGAGCTGTTTCATCGTGCCCGCCGAGAGCCGTGGTCTGAGCCGCAGCCACAAGATCGAGAAGATGGGTATTCGCACCTCGCCCTTCGGAGAAGTGGCCCTCGAGGATGTGCGCGTGCCCCACTCGGCCATGCTGGCCGGAGAAGGCGGCGGATCCAGCCTGTTCACCCACAGCATGGACTGGGAACGCAGCCTGCTCTTCGCCTTTCATGTGGGCGCCATGGAGCGTCTGATTGAAACCTGCGTCAAGTACGCGCGCACACGCCAGCAGTTCGGCAGCCCGATCACCAAGTTCCCCGCCATTCGCGAGCACATGGCCGAGATGCGCTGCCGGGTCGAAGCCAGCCGCCTGCTGGTCTACCAGGCCGCCAGCCGCCTGGAGAAGAGCCGCAGCGTGAGCCAGGACGCCGCCATCGCCAAGCTGGTGGTCAGCGAGAGCCTGGGCGAGGTGACCCGCCGCGCGGTGCAGATTCACGGCGGCTATGGTTTCACCGTGGAGTACGAGGTCGAGCGGGCCCTGCGCGACGCCGTGGGCGCCACCCTCTATTCGGGCACCAACGAGATGATGCGCAACATCATTGCCTCCTGGATGGGGCTGGGTGCAGGAACCTGA
- a CDS encoding amino acid adenylation domain-containing protein — protein sequence MSGLRSLWECLARGAELNPAGVAIRDASRDCQLDYRDTLELAESLAQVLRSLGVEDGDRVGLCLPKSIESVIGVFASQRARAAHVPVDWSGPAERAAWIFANCEVKALIVDSRRESDLVAALAEHGCRPAVIVLDMQLALDPAGALRAALATRPAAGEDLLPVAGRTRTELGYILYTSGSTGVPKGVRISQGAALAFIEWCAQLYTPGPEDRFSSHAPFHFDLSVLDIYVPLLHGGRLVLIGEDDGKNPARLVEIVEQEAITHWYSTPSILTLMLQFGKPEGRDASALRVVNFAGEVFPIKHLQALRALWPHPEYHNLYGPTETNVCTWHTLPPHPDDRSTPYPIGRVCPHYESLRVDENGQPVDGTGEGLLLIRGEGVMDGYWNAPELDARAFLELDGVRWYNTGDVVQPNAAGELEFLGRRDRMVKKRGYRIELGEIETALYRHPDVLEAAVLAVSDADGGVRIRACLVPRDGMKLSIIALKRYSADNLLSYMVPDDFVFLDSLPKTSTDKTDYQRLKEMVQ from the coding sequence ATGAGCGGGCTCCGTTCACTCTGGGAATGTCTGGCCAGGGGAGCCGAGCTCAATCCCGCGGGCGTCGCGATTCGTGACGCATCCCGGGATTGCCAGCTGGACTACCGTGACACGCTCGAATTGGCCGAGAGCCTGGCGCAGGTCCTGCGATCGCTGGGTGTGGAGGACGGTGACCGGGTGGGGCTGTGCCTGCCCAAGTCCATCGAGAGTGTGATCGGCGTGTTCGCGAGCCAGCGTGCACGGGCGGCACACGTGCCCGTGGACTGGTCAGGCCCCGCCGAGCGAGCCGCCTGGATTTTTGCCAACTGCGAGGTGAAGGCCCTGATCGTGGACTCGCGCCGCGAATCCGACCTGGTGGCTGCACTGGCCGAGCATGGTTGCAGGCCTGCCGTGATCGTACTGGACATGCAACTGGCTCTCGACCCCGCGGGCGCGCTCAGGGCCGCACTGGCCACACGGCCGGCTGCCGGAGAAGACCTGCTGCCGGTCGCTGGTCGCACGCGCACGGAGTTGGGCTACATCCTGTACACATCGGGCAGCACGGGAGTGCCCAAGGGTGTGCGCATCTCGCAGGGGGCCGCGCTGGCTTTCATCGAGTGGTGCGCACAGCTCTACACTCCCGGACCCGAGGATCGTTTCTCTTCGCACGCCCCCTTCCATTTTGATCTCTCGGTACTGGACATCTACGTGCCGTTGCTGCACGGAGGGCGACTGGTGCTGATCGGCGAGGACGACGGCAAGAACCCGGCACGGCTGGTGGAGATCGTGGAACAGGAAGCGATCACCCATTGGTATTCCACACCGTCGATCCTGACCCTGATGCTGCAGTTCGGCAAGCCCGAAGGTCGGGACGCCAGTGCGCTGCGCGTGGTCAATTTCGCCGGCGAAGTCTTTCCCATCAAGCACCTCCAGGCACTGCGCGCGCTCTGGCCCCATCCCGAGTATCACAATCTCTACGGCCCCACCGAGACCAATGTCTGCACCTGGCACACGCTGCCACCCCATCCCGACGACCGCAGCACTCCGTACCCCATTGGCAGAGTCTGCCCGCACTACGAAAGCCTGCGGGTGGACGAGAATGGTCAGCCCGTGGACGGAACGGGCGAGGGTTTGCTGCTCATCCGGGGTGAGGGCGTGATGGATGGCTACTGGAACGCGCCCGAGCTGGACGCCCGGGCCTTCCTGGAGCTGGACGGCGTGCGCTGGTACAACACGGGCGACGTGGTGCAGCCCAACGCGGCAGGCGAGCTGGAATTCCTCGGTCGCCGGGACCGCATGGTCAAGAAGCGCGGCTACCGGATCGAACTGGGCGAGATCGAGACTGCGCTCTATCGCCATCCCGATGTGCTGGAAGCGGCCGTGCTGGCCGTCAGCGATGCGGACGGCGGAGTACGCATCCGGGCCTGCCTGGTGCCCCGCGATGGCATGAAACTGTCCATCATCGCACTCAAGCGCTACTCGGCCGACAACCTGCTGTCGTACATGGTGCCCGATGATTTCGTCTTCCTTGACAGCCTGCCGAAGACTTCCACGGACAAGACCGATTACCAGCGCCTCAAGGAGATGGTTCAATGA
- a CDS encoding acyl carrier protein, translating into MDTLHAEITEYILNEFLPGEDPSVLTGDVELISGRILDSLATLKLVTFLEDTYKVQFEAHEVGIDNLNTIDRIVDVVREKQGQ; encoded by the coding sequence ATGGATACCCTGCACGCCGAAATCACCGAGTACATTCTGAACGAGTTCCTTCCCGGAGAGGACCCCAGCGTGCTCACCGGTGATGTGGAACTGATCAGCGGCCGGATCCTTGATTCGCTGGCCACGTTGAAGCTGGTCACCTTCCTGGAAGACACCTACAAGGTGCAGTTCGAGGCCCATGAAGTGGGCATTGACAACCTGAACACGATCGACCGCATCGTCGACGTCGTGCGCGAGAAGCAGGGGCAATGA
- a CDS encoding YceI family protein — protein sequence MRSGTLKFLALLLLVSRVHAGDWRVTGDADCNKVTFHSEATLESFDGETHAISGALSFPGTTIDSTSMANFSVDLLQLTTGIDLRDSHMRDNHLHTSKYPTTEYTVDRVLSGGELKDGVPLTIRVDGTFQLHGITRDLPLDVTLTWYADGQGTACSTPGPVLRMQAAWDVALADHEIPRPAFLFMKMAESVNMRLDAWAVPAP from the coding sequence ATGCGCTCTGGTACACTCAAGTTTCTTGCGTTGTTGCTGCTTGTCTCACGCGTGCACGCCGGCGATTGGCGCGTGACGGGAGATGCGGACTGCAACAAGGTCACCTTCCATTCCGAGGCCACTCTCGAGAGCTTCGATGGCGAGACTCATGCCATCAGCGGCGCGTTGAGTTTCCCGGGAACGACCATCGATTCCACCAGCATGGCCAACTTTTCCGTGGATCTGCTGCAACTGACCACCGGCATCGACCTTCGCGATAGCCACATGCGCGATAACCACCTGCATACCAGCAAGTATCCCACGACCGAGTACACCGTCGATCGGGTGCTGAGTGGTGGGGAATTGAAGGATGGAGTCCCGCTGACCATCCGGGTCGATGGAACATTCCAACTGCATGGCATCACGAGAGATCTGCCGCTGGATGTGACCCTTACCTGGTATGCCGATGGCCAGGGCACCGCCTGTTCCACGCCCGGGCCCGTGCTGCGCATGCAGGCCGCCTGGGATGTGGCCCTGGCGGATCATGAGATTCCCCGCCCCGCTTTCCTGTTCATGAAGATGGCCGAATCGGTCAACATGAGGCTTGATGCCTGGGCTGTTCCTGCACCATAG
- a CDS encoding T9SS type A sorting domain-containing protein: protein MNRIQLILAGAALLPSMAFAYSSGPPDGHTGAPGETSCVACHTTNPLNSGNGTFQISGPDTWLPGETYELTVTLADPGQSRWGFEATQLGQGEFSEASGSLQISASGATQYIKHTSSGTFQGTSDGPVSWTFDWTAPTGEDLPEEVTFYAAGNAANGNFSNSGDFIYTTSFSTMQDLTSVEAPGLLPTDLGLANWPNPFNPETRIAFTLPSAGMVRLSVYNLAGERVRTLLDQPMPAGTGHILWNGLSDRGIAQPSGMYFARLDAAGTSQTHRMLMVK from the coding sequence ATGAATCGAATCCAACTCATCCTCGCGGGTGCAGCGCTGCTGCCATCCATGGCCTTCGCCTACAGCAGCGGCCCCCCCGACGGTCATACCGGCGCCCCGGGCGAGACCAGCTGCGTGGCCTGCCACACGACCAATCCCCTGAACAGCGGCAACGGCACCTTCCAGATTTCGGGCCCCGACACATGGCTGCCCGGCGAGACCTATGAACTCACGGTCACCCTTGCCGATCCGGGCCAGAGCCGCTGGGGCTTCGAAGCCACCCAGCTCGGTCAGGGCGAGTTCAGCGAAGCCTCCGGTTCGCTGCAGATTTCGGCTTCAGGCGCGACCCAGTACATCAAGCATACCAGCTCCGGTACCTTCCAGGGTACTTCCGATGGCCCGGTCAGCTGGACCTTCGACTGGACCGCACCCACGGGCGAGGACCTGCCCGAGGAGGTCACCTTCTACGCCGCCGGAAATGCCGCCAACGGCAACTTCAGCAACAGTGGAGACTTCATCTACACCACCAGCTTCAGCACCATGCAGGATCTGACCTCGGTGGAGGCCCCCGGCCTGCTGCCCACGGACCTGGGCCTGGCCAACTGGCCCAATCCCTTCAACCCGGAAACCCGGATCGCCTTCACCCTGCCCAGCGCGGGCATGGTGCGCCTGTCCGTATACAACCTGGCCGGTGAGCGTGTGCGCACGCTGCTGGATCAGCCGATGCCGGCCGGAACCGGACACATTCTCTGGAATGGCCTGAGTGATCGGGGCATCGCCCAGCCCAGTGGCATGTACTTTGCCCGACTGGATGCGGCGGGAACCAGCCAGACCCACCGGATGTTGATGGTCAAGTGA
- a CDS encoding response regulator produces the protein MNDENPSESTDSRPLALADSLGHVLIIDDDPGVRSVLKRSLEKAGFSCSEAENGNEGLKKLGGKTVDLVILDMLVPEKEGAETLREIRATWPVVPLFAISGGGAISADDCLRIARALGADKVFRKPFDLKDMVASVQSALA, from the coding sequence ATGAACGACGAAAACCCGTCCGAATCCACCGACTCAAGACCTTTGGCCCTTGCCGACAGTCTTGGTCATGTTCTCATCATCGACGACGACCCAGGCGTGCGATCCGTGCTCAAGCGCAGCCTTGAAAAGGCGGGCTTCTCCTGCTCCGAGGCCGAGAACGGGAATGAAGGCCTCAAGAAACTGGGCGGCAAGACCGTGGATCTGGTCATCCTTGACATGCTGGTGCCCGAGAAGGAAGGCGCGGAAACCCTGCGGGAGATTCGCGCCACCTGGCCGGTCGTGCCGCTGTTCGCCATTTCCGGTGGTGGTGCGATCTCGGCGGACGATTGCCTGCGCATTGCGCGCGCCCTTGGGGCCGACAAGGTCTTCCGCAAACCCTTCGATCTGAAGGACATGGTGGCCAGCGTCCAATCTGCCTTGGCCTGA